In Molothrus aeneus isolate 106 chromosome 4, BPBGC_Maene_1.0, whole genome shotgun sequence, the following are encoded in one genomic region:
- the THAP9 gene encoding DNA transposase THAP9, translating into MTRSCSALGCTARDTGRSRERGISFHQFPVDAAQRREWIRAVNRVDPRSRRAWRPGPGAILCSRHFAEGDFERYGLRRKLRRGAVPSRFLPSEPPGAGRRRSGTPGRALKQPLPSPPAGDHNYSLQGQRAAEPPPPGAPRHQQQPPAAAGRCGPAPRRRSVPSILRELAEKRQLSEEIVSLLQAQFSDLPRELHSWRQMADYSPEMRQFACLLHLYHIKAYDYLRNILPLPHPYSLTNWLSSNEAAAGFSSDIFLRLQEKVERGDQACRCCAVLVQDVSLQKQQEWDPWSKKLSGFADLGAGILDADEAPLASEAIVLMAVGISSPWTAPLGYFLVNSTSGPFLAQLLRQAIHKLNSVGVVVLAVTSGASARGAETARALGIRIDPKRIRCTFQHPPGSAHSIVYFFDVPHALLLIRNALQCFQKVEWLGDTMWWQHVVELAALGEQKVLEPCSAESGRAGSKGSYHLKVNLASLLFSKGVAEALEHLQKLGLASFQSCSGTAKFVRLMSSLCDVFYGRGPYGKEPLLAGNYTKISNLFDEARSCFVNLTDSVGRSIIKSKRKLGFLSLLLNAESLKWLCSNHTCLKGTPSQHLHTHAFSLDPLEQFLRALQQACGSSGSPTCAVFQAAYHKLLASYSLAPGSPPSSGNASPWDVSLSQRRALTLGSIRAQYHPAPGRPLAPEYPYSAGLLLPSSALSNALTDLSLYAQSLTCTAGWVAEQLALDLQCEPCLASLFEADESRLRCRSVLYIKKLGGVSLPSASVHHITSISEQVLNQYGKVGSANNNTKLWHLCLEQKVFQELLGESPLFPTLTKHLFEGELSINNHYTVLVKEITRCYLNVRTHPTQHLNLKYPCGRHELKALKGKHLFPSPLGSCQSSLTHT; encoded by the exons aTGACGCGGAGCTGCTCCGCGCTGGGCTGCACTGCGCGCGACACCGGGCGGAGCCGCGAGCGCGGCATCTCCTTCCACCA GTTCCCGGTGGACGCCGCGCAGCGCCGCGAGTGGATCCGCGCCGTGAACCGCGTGGACCCGCGCAGCCGCCGGGCGTGGCGACCCGGCCCCGGCGCCATCCTCTGCTCCCGACACTTCGCCGAAGGGGACTTCGAGCGCTACGGGCTGCGGCGGAAGCTGCGGCGCGGGGCCGTGCCCTCCCGCTTCCTCCCCTCG GAGCCGCCGGGCGCCGGCCGCAGGAGGAGCGGGACCCCCGGGCGGGCGCTGAAGCAGCCGCTGCCCAGCCCGCCCGCCGGGGACCACAActacagcctgcagggacagcgcGCCgccgagccgccgccgccgggcgcCCCgcggcaccagcagcagccgccGGCGGCCGCCGGGAGATgcggccccgcgccccggcGCAGGAGCGTGCCGAGCATCCTCAGGGAGCTGGCGGAAAAGCGGCAGCTTTCTGAGGAAATCGTGAGTTTGCTGCAGGCGCAGTTTTCAG ATTTGCCTCGAGAGTTGCACAGCTGGAGGCAGATGGCAGACTACTCACCAGAAATGAGGCAATTTGCCTGTCTTCTCCATCTCTACCACATTAAGGCCTATGATTACCTACGGAATATTCTTCCTCTCCCTCATCCTTACAGCCTGACAAA ctggCTGTCTAGTAATGAGGCTGCTGCGGGCTTCAGCAGTGACATTTTTCTCCGGCTTCAGGAAAAGGTGGAGAGAGGGGACCAGGCCTGCCGCTGCTGCGCCGTGCTGGTACAGGACGTGtccctgcagaagcagcaggagtgGGACCCATGGAGCAAGAAGCTGTCGGGCTTTGCTGACTTGGGAGCAGGCATCCTTGATGCTGATGAAGCTCCACTGGCATCAGAAGCGATAGTCCTCATGGCAGTCGGCATCTCCAGCCCTTGGACAGCTCCCCTGGGCTATTTCTTGGTGAACAGCACATCTGGCCCCTTCCTTGCTCAGCTCCTCCGTCAGGCCATCCATAAGCTGAACAGCGTTGGGGTCGTGGTTCTGGCTGTGACATCAGGGGCCTCTGCTCGTGGTGCTGAGACTGCCAGAGCTTTGGGCATCAGGATAGATCCCAAAAGGATTCGGTGCACTTTCCAGCATCCACCTGGTTCTGCTCACAGCATCGTGTACTTCTTTGATGTTCCTCATGCCCTCCTGCTGATAAGGAATGCTCTGCAGTGCTTCCAGAAGGTCGAGTGGCTCGGTGACACCATGTGGTGGCAGCATGTGGTGGAGCTGGCAGCTTTGGGTGAGCAGAAGGTGTTGGAGCCGTGCAGTGCTGagtcaggcagggctgggagtaAAGGAAGTTACCACCTGAAGGTCAACCTTGCCTCCCTGCTGTTCAGCAAGGGTGTtgctgaggcactggagcaCCTCCAGAAGCTGGGCCTTGCCTCGtttcagagctgcagtgggaCTGCCAAGTTTGTGCGTCTGATGAGCTCTCTGTGTGATGTATTTTATGGCAGAGGTCCCTATGGAAAGGAGCCTTTGCTAGCTGGGAATTACACCAAAATAAGCAACCTTTTCGATgaggccaggagctgctttgtcAACTTAACAGACTCTGTGGGGAGATCCATTATTAAGAGCAAACGCAAACTGGGATTTCTGAGCTTGTTGCTCAATGCTGAAAGCCTCAAGTGGCTTTGCTCCAACCACACATGTCTAAAAGGCACTCCTTCCCAGCACCTCCACACACATGCCTTCAGCCTGGACCCTCTGGAGCAGTTTCTCAGGGCCCTCCAGCAAGCctgtggcagcagtggcagccccACCTGTGCTGTGTTCCAGGCTGCTTACCACAAACTGCTGGCCAGCTACAGCCTGGCCCCTGGCTCACCACCCAGCAGCGGCAATGCCAGCCCCTGGGATGTATCCCTGTCTCAGAGGAGAGCTCTGACTCTGGGCAGCATTCGTGCCCAGTatcacccagctcctgggaggCCTCTGGCCCCAGAGTACCCCTACAGTGCAGGCCTGCttttgcccagctctgccctgagcaATGCACTGACAGATCTGTCACTGTACGCACAGAGCCTCACCTGCACAGCTGGCTGGGTGGCCGAGCAGCTGGCCTTGGACTTGCAGTGTGAGCCTTGTCTTGCCTCTCTGTTTGAGGCAGATGAGAGCAGGCTAAGATGTAGGTCAGTGCTCTACATAAAAAAGTTAGGTGGTGTGAGCCTGCCCTCGGCCAGTGTACACCACATAACAAGCATTTCAGAGCAAGTCCTAAACCAGTATGGCAAAGTAGGAAGTGCCAACAACAATACCAAGCTGTGGCATTTGTGTCTAGAACAGAAAGTCTTCCAGGAGCTTCTGGGAGAAAGCCCCCTCTTTCCCACCCTcacaaagcatttatttgagGGGGAGCTGAGCATCAACAACCACTACACAGTCTTAGTAAAGGAAATAACACGGTGTTACTTAAACGTAAGAACACACCCCACCCAACACCTGAATTTGAAATACCCTTGTGGAAGGCATGAATTGAAGGCACTGAAGGGAAAGCATTTGTTTCCATCACCACTGGGTAGCTGTCAGTCAAGCTTAACCCACACATAG